One segment of Pantoea sp. Lij88 DNA contains the following:
- a CDS encoding sensor domain-containing diguanylate cyclase, with protein MSEEALRLQIQNLKKHNARLKRIAHDARTKLNAALDGTGLFLWQLDIPSGKLVIFNRRWGAMLGFQPKETDANFESWKESLHPDDADEVLQAFNDHIAGKAPYYEALHRMIAKNGSITWVLDRGRVSEWNAHGEPVKVIGTHIDMTKEKQYEEQLALLALHDPLTLLNNRHALQTYFCELKAQGPLCVIFIDLDNFKHVNDTLGHRSGDEVLIQLSHRFTELAPTEVMIGRLGGDEFVLLLPFAIDHPQVRQLAHACLDAVLTPFDMANGHALIGASVGVSQAQAKDDFDTALARADEAMYRIKKNGKRGVAFDPAFTDPL; from the coding sequence ATGTCAGAAGAAGCACTGCGTCTGCAGATACAGAACCTGAAAAAGCACAATGCGCGCCTCAAGCGTATAGCGCATGACGCCCGTACAAAACTCAACGCGGCGCTGGATGGCACTGGATTGTTCCTGTGGCAGCTCGATATTCCCAGCGGCAAACTGGTGATATTCAACCGGCGCTGGGGCGCGATGCTCGGCTTCCAGCCAAAAGAGACGGACGCCAACTTTGAATCCTGGAAAGAGAGTCTGCATCCCGATGATGCCGACGAGGTTTTGCAGGCATTCAACGATCACATCGCTGGCAAAGCCCCTTACTATGAAGCGCTTCACCGCATGATCGCCAAAAATGGCAGTATCACGTGGGTGCTGGATCGGGGCCGGGTCAGCGAGTGGAATGCGCATGGAGAGCCGGTTAAAGTCATCGGCACTCACATCGACATGACCAAAGAGAAGCAATATGAAGAGCAACTCGCCCTGCTGGCGCTGCACGATCCTCTTACTCTGCTCAACAATCGTCATGCCCTGCAGACCTATTTCTGTGAACTGAAAGCGCAGGGGCCCCTCTGCGTGATCTTTATCGACCTGGATAACTTCAAACACGTCAACGACACTCTGGGGCATCGCAGCGGTGATGAAGTGCTGATCCAGTTAAGCCATCGGTTTACTGAACTTGCGCCGACAGAGGTCATGATTGGCCGGCTGGGCGGCGATGAGTTCGTTCTGCTATTGCCGTTTGCGATTGATCATCCGCAGGTCAGACAGCTGGCACACGCCTGCCTTGATGCAGTGCTAACTCCTTTTGATATGGCAAACGGCCATGCGCTCATAGGCGCTTCAGTGGGTGTGTCTCAGGCGCAGGCAAAAGATGACTTTGATACCGCCCTGGCGCGGGCTGATGAAGCGATGTACCGCATCAAGAAAAACGGCAAGCGCGGCGTTGCGTTTGATCCCGCGTTTACCGACCCACTCTGA
- a CDS encoding general stress protein has protein sequence MTQYRGGAGNFAADKERAAEAGRKGGQKSGGNFKNDPERAIEAGRKGGKVSRRS, from the coding sequence ATGACTCAATATCGCGGTGGGGCCGGGAACTTTGCGGCTGACAAGGAGCGTGCTGCGGAAGCGGGACGCAAAGGCGGGCAGAAAAGCGGCGGGAACTTCAAGAACGATCCCGAACGTGCCATTGAAGCAGGGCGCAAGGGAGGTAAGGTTAGCCGCCGGAGCTAA
- a CDS encoding DUF892 family protein: MTVKTLNDLFIHDLSDVYSAEKQITRALPKMARAASDENLIAAFNQHLEETRAQIERLDELVEVTPEVKIKRMKCHALEGLVEEAQEIIDSVEKGEVRDQGLIGAAQKVEHYEIATYGTLHALALKLGYTKAAQLLEATLNEEKQTDEKLTQVAEAITVS; this comes from the coding sequence ATGACAGTGAAAACGTTAAACGACCTGTTCATCCATGACCTATCCGATGTATACAGCGCTGAGAAACAGATAACCCGTGCATTGCCTAAAATGGCGCGTGCAGCCAGTGACGAAAATCTTATCGCTGCGTTTAATCAGCATCTGGAAGAGACCCGTGCTCAGATTGAACGACTCGACGAGCTGGTGGAAGTGACACCTGAAGTCAAAATTAAAAGAATGAAATGTCATGCGCTTGAAGGTCTGGTTGAAGAAGCGCAGGAAATTATCGACTCGGTCGAAAAAGGCGAGGTTCGCGATCAGGGGCTGATCGGTGCGGCGCAGAAAGTCGAGCACTATGAGATTGCGACCTACGGCACCCTGCATGCGCTGGCCCTGAAGCTGGGTTACACCAAAGCCGCGCAGCTACTGGAAGCCACCCTGAATGAAGAGAAGCAAACGGATGAGAAACTCACTCAGGTAGCTGAGGCTATTACCGTCTCTTAA
- a CDS encoding DUF892 family protein, which produces MTAIEHYHDWLRDAHAMEKQAESMLSKMAGRLEHYPALEQRLAQHLEETKHQLTLLEQLLDSHGIDHSVMKDAMGKMAAAGQAVGGMFNSDEVVKGAMSGYVFENAEIASYTSLIAAAEQVGDTLGVRVLNEIRDQEVAMAEWLLQNLPDVTQQFLQRASQPGTEAKK; this is translated from the coding sequence ATGACCGCGATTGAACATTATCATGACTGGCTGCGCGATGCGCATGCCATGGAAAAGCAGGCTGAAAGCATGCTGAGCAAGATGGCTGGCCGTCTTGAGCACTATCCAGCGCTGGAACAGCGTCTGGCGCAGCATCTGGAGGAGACTAAACATCAGCTGACGCTGCTGGAGCAGCTGCTCGACAGCCACGGTATCGATCACTCTGTGATGAAAGATGCGATGGGTAAAATGGCCGCTGCGGGCCAGGCTGTGGGCGGTATGTTCAACTCAGATGAAGTGGTGAAGGGCGCCATGAGTGGCTACGTGTTCGAGAACGCCGAAATCGCCAGCTACACCAGCCTGATTGCTGCCGCTGAGCAGGTAGGCGATACGCTGGGCGTACGCGTGCTGAATGAGATCCGCGATCAGGAAGTGGCAATGGCGGAGTGGCTGCTGCAGAACCTGCCTGACGTCACCCAGCAGTTCCTGCAACGCGCCTCACAGCCGGGCACGGAAGCGAAGAAATAA
- the treF gene encoding alpha,alpha-trehalase TreF, whose product MNTHRQQQNAPEEVRAGAEVEYQYDPHELKLDRMQDSEPEPELIEGLPAPDALTPADRYLELFEHVQMSRIFEDSKTFPDCSPKYDPLDVLMRYRRQKRSSDFDLSRFVADHFYLPGVNESFYVSNPDKTLNEHIDDLWPVLTKMPQQHMPHSSLLPLPKPYVVPGGRFGETYYWDSYFTMLGLAESGRDDLLRHMADNFAWLIDNYGHVPNGNRTYYLSRSQPPVFALMVELFEEDGVRGAKRYQEQLMKEYQFWMDGAGSLMPNQAYRHVVRMPNGSLLNRYWDDRDTPRDESWIEDVETARESKRPASEVYRDLRAGAESGWDYSSRWLRNPKRLSSIRTTQFIPIDLNSFLYKLELMIATLSHAKGEELTALAWQKKAEARKRAITRYLWDSTAGVFRDYDWRRERFGAFTVASVVPLFVGLATPHQAHLQAISLRHLLLSNGGLLTSMVESGEQWDRPNGWAPMQWMAIVGLNNYGEETLATEVAVNWLNTVSNFYQLHHKLVEKYDISGERARPGGGGEYPLQDGFGWTNGVTRKLMTMYGHLMAD is encoded by the coding sequence ATTAATACCCATCGCCAGCAACAAAATGCACCTGAAGAAGTTCGTGCAGGGGCGGAAGTTGAGTATCAATACGATCCCCATGAACTGAAACTGGATCGCATGCAGGATTCTGAACCGGAGCCGGAGCTGATTGAAGGCTTACCGGCCCCGGATGCGCTGACGCCTGCCGATCGTTATCTGGAACTGTTTGAACATGTCCAGATGTCGCGGATCTTCGAGGACAGCAAAACCTTCCCCGACTGTTCGCCTAAGTACGATCCGCTGGATGTGCTGATGCGCTATCGTCGACAGAAACGCAGCAGTGATTTCGACCTGTCGCGCTTTGTTGCCGATCACTTTTATCTGCCTGGCGTAAACGAAAGCTTTTATGTCTCCAACCCGGATAAAACGCTCAATGAGCATATTGATGACCTGTGGCCGGTTCTGACCAAAATGCCGCAGCAGCATATGCCGCACTCTTCGCTGCTGCCGTTACCAAAACCCTATGTCGTTCCAGGCGGACGCTTCGGCGAAACCTACTACTGGGACTCCTATTTCACCATGCTCGGCCTGGCAGAATCGGGCCGTGATGATCTGCTGCGTCATATGGCGGATAACTTTGCCTGGCTGATCGATAACTACGGTCATGTGCCAAACGGTAACCGTACTTACTATCTCAGCCGTTCTCAGCCACCGGTGTTTGCGCTGATGGTCGAGCTGTTCGAAGAGGATGGCGTGCGCGGTGCTAAGCGCTATCAGGAACAGCTGATGAAGGAGTATCAGTTCTGGATGGATGGCGCCGGATCGCTGATGCCAAATCAGGCTTATCGTCACGTGGTGCGGATGCCCAACGGCTCACTGCTGAACCGCTACTGGGATGACCGCGATACCCCGCGTGATGAATCGTGGATAGAGGATGTGGAAACGGCCCGCGAATCTAAACGTCCGGCCAGTGAAGTCTATCGTGACCTGCGCGCAGGTGCCGAGTCAGGCTGGGATTACTCCTCGCGCTGGCTGCGTAACCCGAAGCGGTTGTCGAGTATCCGTACTACGCAGTTTATCCCTATCGATCTGAACTCGTTCCTGTACAAGCTGGAGCTGATGATTGCGACCCTGTCGCACGCCAAAGGCGAAGAGCTGACGGCGCTGGCCTGGCAGAAGAAAGCGGAAGCGCGTAAACGTGCCATTACCCGTTATCTGTGGGATAGCACTGCCGGTGTGTTCCGCGACTATGACTGGCGTCGTGAGCGTTTCGGTGCCTTTACCGTGGCCTCGGTAGTTCCGCTGTTTGTAGGCCTGGCGACGCCGCATCAGGCGCATCTGCAGGCCATCTCTCTGCGCCATCTGCTGCTGAGCAACGGCGGTCTGCTGACCTCAATGGTGGAAAGCGGCGAGCAGTGGGATCGCCCTAACGGCTGGGCGCCGATGCAGTGGATGGCGATTGTTGGCCTGAATAACTACGGTGAAGAGACGCTGGCGACCGAAGTGGCAGTGAACTGGCTCAATACGGTCAGTAACTTCTATCAGTTGCACCACAAGTTGGTCGAGAAGTATGACATCAGCGGCGAGCGTGCCCGTCCGGGCGGCGGCGGTGAGTACCCGTTACAGGATGGCTTCGGCTGGACTAACGGCGTCACCCGTAAGCTGATGACGATGTACGGGCATTTGATGGCTGACTGA
- a CDS encoding SDR family oxidoreductase, which translates to MIAVTGATGQLGRIVIDTLLKKVPAGEIVAAVRTPAKAADLAAQGVIVRQADYSQPETLRAAFAGVDKLLLISGSEVGQREAQHKAVIEAAQAAGVGFIAYTSLLHADTSPLGLGAEHRATEALLKASGIPFALLRNGWYTENYAASIPPALAHHAFIGAAGEGRIASAARQDYAEAAAEVMTREDQAGNVYELSGDDSYTLAQFAAEIAAQSGEKVDYVNLSQADFAAALKGAGLPEGLAEMLADSDAGAEKGGLFDDSHQLSKLIGRPTTSWQAVIRSALANH; encoded by the coding sequence ATGATTGCAGTAACAGGTGCCACCGGTCAGCTGGGCCGAATCGTTATCGATACATTACTGAAAAAAGTGCCAGCGGGAGAAATCGTCGCCGCTGTGCGTACGCCCGCCAAAGCGGCCGATCTTGCGGCGCAGGGCGTTATCGTCCGCCAGGCGGATTATAGTCAGCCAGAGACGCTCAGGGCCGCTTTTGCAGGCGTCGATAAGCTGCTGCTGATCTCCGGCAGTGAAGTGGGTCAGCGCGAAGCGCAGCATAAAGCCGTCATTGAGGCGGCGCAGGCGGCGGGCGTGGGCTTTATCGCCTACACCAGCCTGCTGCACGCGGATACCTCGCCACTGGGCTTAGGTGCAGAGCACCGCGCGACAGAAGCGCTGCTGAAAGCCTCTGGCATTCCGTTCGCCCTGCTGCGCAACGGCTGGTACACCGAGAACTATGCCGCCAGCATTCCTCCGGCGCTGGCGCATCATGCGTTTATCGGCGCGGCGGGTGAAGGCCGCATCGCCTCGGCTGCGCGTCAGGACTACGCTGAAGCGGCAGCTGAAGTGATGACCCGAGAGGATCAGGCAGGCAACGTGTATGAACTGTCAGGTGACGACAGCTACACCCTGGCGCAGTTTGCTGCGGAGATTGCCGCACAGAGTGGTGAGAAGGTCGATTACGTTAATCTGTCACAGGCTGACTTTGCTGCCGCGCTGAAAGGCGCTGGCCTGCCAGAGGGTCTGGCGGAGATGCTGGCAGACTCCGATGCCGGTGCAGAAAAAGGCGGTCTGTTTGATGATTCGCATCAACTGAGCAAACTGATCGGTCGCCCGACCACAAGCTGGCAGGCGGTGATTCGCTCGGCGCTGGCGAACCATTAA
- a CDS encoding helix-turn-helix domain-containing protein, translating to MSEKLSEKFSRGELLNVNCPSRDVLKRVTSRWSVLILLALQDQTLRFSALRRAVGGVSERMLAQNLRYLEEDGFVQRIAYDVVPPHVEYRLTPLGREVGEQVVGLADWLELNLTRILAQREKSAAQSITPAQPS from the coding sequence ATGTCTGAAAAACTGAGTGAAAAATTTAGTCGTGGCGAACTGCTGAACGTTAACTGCCCGTCGCGAGACGTGCTGAAACGCGTGACCAGCCGCTGGAGCGTTCTGATTCTGCTGGCCCTGCAGGACCAGACGCTGCGTTTCAGTGCATTACGCCGGGCGGTCGGTGGCGTCAGCGAACGCATGCTGGCGCAGAATCTCCGTTATCTTGAGGAAGATGGCTTCGTACAGCGTATTGCCTACGATGTGGTGCCGCCGCACGTGGAATATCGCCTGACTCCCCTCGGGCGCGAAGTCGGTGAGCAGGTAGTAGGGCTGGCGGACTGGCTGGAGCTGAACCTGACCCGCATTCTGGCGCAGCGCGAAAAATCCGCAGCACAGTCCATCACCCCGGCTCAGCCGTCATAA
- a CDS encoding cytochrome ubiquinol oxidase subunit I, giving the protein MFGLDAFHLARIQFAFTVSFHIIFPAITIGLASFLAVLEGMWLKTRDQTYRDLYHFWSKIFAVNFGMGVVSGLVMAYQFGTNWSGFSAFAGSITGPLLTYEVLTAFFLEAGFLGVMLFGWNRVGPGLHFFATCMVALGTLISTFWILASNSWMQTPQGFIIENGIVVPQDWFKIVFNPSFPYRLFHMSVAAFLASAFFVGSSAAWHLLKGNNNPAIRKMFSMALWMALIVAPIQAMIGDAHGLNTLEHQPAKIAAIEGHWENPPGEATPLILFGIPDMEQERTKYALEVPYLGSLILTHSLDKQVPALKSFPKEDRPNSTVIFWSFRVMVALGLLMITLGVVSLWLRFKGRLYESRPFLWFALLMGPSGLIAILAGWFTTEIGRQPWVVYGVQRTIDAVSAHGDMHMSISLLAFILVYSSVFGVGYHYMMRLIKQGPVVGEGHITEEGGPGQKKTPARPLSAATFKDGDH; this is encoded by the coding sequence ATGTTCGGATTAGATGCCTTTCATCTGGCCAGGATTCAGTTCGCATTTACTGTGTCCTTCCATATTATCTTTCCCGCCATCACCATCGGTCTCGCCAGCTTCCTGGCCGTACTCGAAGGTATGTGGCTCAAAACCCGCGATCAAACCTATCGCGATCTCTACCATTTCTGGTCGAAAATCTTTGCCGTTAACTTCGGTATGGGTGTGGTATCAGGGCTGGTCATGGCTTATCAGTTCGGGACTAACTGGAGTGGCTTCTCGGCGTTTGCGGGCAGTATCACCGGTCCGCTGCTGACCTATGAAGTGCTGACGGCGTTCTTCCTGGAAGCGGGCTTCCTGGGCGTGATGCTGTTTGGCTGGAATCGCGTCGGTCCGGGTCTGCACTTCTTTGCCACCTGCATGGTCGCTCTGGGTACGCTGATTTCGACCTTCTGGATCCTCGCCTCTAACAGCTGGATGCAGACGCCTCAGGGCTTCATCATCGAAAACGGCATTGTGGTTCCGCAGGACTGGTTCAAAATTGTCTTTAACCCCTCTTTCCCTTACCGCCTGTTCCATATGTCGGTGGCGGCGTTCCTGGCGAGTGCCTTCTTTGTAGGTTCGTCGGCGGCCTGGCATCTGCTGAAGGGGAATAACAATCCTGCTATCCGCAAGATGTTCTCCATGGCGCTGTGGATGGCGCTGATTGTTGCACCGATTCAGGCGATGATTGGTGATGCGCACGGTCTGAATACCCTGGAGCATCAGCCTGCCAAAATCGCGGCCATTGAAGGACACTGGGAAAACCCACCGGGTGAAGCCACGCCGCTGATCCTGTTCGGCATTCCGGATATGGAGCAGGAGCGCACCAAATATGCGCTGGAAGTGCCTTATCTCGGCAGCCTGATTCTGACGCACAGTCTGGACAAGCAGGTTCCGGCGCTGAAGTCGTTCCCGAAAGAGGACCGGCCAAATTCCACGGTGATCTTCTGGTCATTCCGCGTGATGGTTGCGCTGGGACTGCTGATGATTACGCTGGGCGTTGTCAGCCTGTGGCTGCGTTTCAAAGGGCGTCTCTATGAGTCGCGTCCTTTCCTGTGGTTTGCGCTGTTGATGGGGCCATCGGGTCTGATTGCGATTCTTGCAGGCTGGTTTACCACTGAAATCGGTCGTCAGCCGTGGGTGGTTTATGGCGTGCAGCGCACCATTGATGCGGTCTCGGCACATGGCGATATGCACATGAGCATCAGTCTGCTGGCCTTTATTCTGGTCTACAGCTCGGTGTTCGGCGTGGGATATCACTACATGATGCGTCTGATTAAACAGGGACCGGTTGTCGGCGAAGGTCATATCACCGAAGAGGGTGGACCGGGTCAGAAGAAAACGCCAGCGCGTCCGCTTTCCGCTGCCACCTTTAAGGATGGAGACCACTAA
- the cydB gene encoding cytochrome d ubiquinol oxidase subunit II gives MIDFSVIWFVIIVFATLMYIVMDGFDLGIGLLFPFNKDAGERDMMVNTVAPVWDGNETWLVLGGAGLFGAFPLAYAVITDALSIPLTAMLIGLIFRGVAFEFRFKAVEGHRAFWDKSFIAGSVIATFSQGVAVGAFLDGIPVEGRRFAGSALDWLAPFPLFCGVGLVVAYALLGCTWLIMKTENELHRKMSALATPLVIALLVIIGIVSLWTPFAHADIAHRWFSKPNLFLFLPVPVLVLLCSWGIVRAIKREAHYSPFLLTLALVFLGFSGLGISVWPNIIPPSVTIWDAASPPQSQAFMLVGSLLIIPMILGYTFWSYYVFRGKIKADEGYH, from the coding sequence ATGATCGATTTTTCCGTTATCTGGTTTGTGATTATCGTCTTCGCAACCCTGATGTATATCGTGATGGATGGTTTCGACCTGGGTATTGGTCTGCTGTTCCCGTTCAACAAAGATGCCGGTGAGCGCGACATGATGGTGAACACCGTCGCGCCGGTCTGGGATGGTAATGAAACCTGGCTGGTTCTGGGTGGCGCAGGCCTGTTTGGTGCGTTCCCGCTGGCCTATGCGGTGATTACCGATGCGCTGTCGATTCCGCTGACCGCCATGCTGATTGGCCTGATTTTCCGTGGTGTCGCCTTTGAGTTCCGCTTCAAGGCGGTTGAAGGCCACCGGGCATTCTGGGACAAATCGTTTATTGCCGGTTCCGTCATCGCTACCTTCAGTCAGGGTGTTGCGGTCGGTGCGTTCCTGGATGGCATTCCGGTTGAGGGACGCCGTTTCGCCGGTTCCGCACTGGACTGGCTGGCACCGTTCCCGCTGTTCTGCGGCGTAGGCCTGGTTGTGGCGTATGCGCTGCTGGGCTGTACGTGGCTCATCATGAAGACCGAGAACGAGCTGCACCGCAAGATGTCTGCGCTGGCGACGCCGCTGGTGATCGCGCTGTTAGTGATTATCGGCATCGTCAGTCTGTGGACACCGTTTGCGCATGCGGATATCGCGCATCGCTGGTTCAGCAAGCCCAATCTGTTCCTGTTCCTGCCGGTTCCGGTGCTGGTGTTGCTCTGTTCGTGGGGCATTGTGCGCGCCATCAAGCGTGAGGCGCACTATTCACCGTTCCTGCTGACGCTGGCGCTGGTCTTCCTGGGCTTCTCCGGTCTGGGTATCAGTGTATGGCCAAACATTATTCCGCCATCCGTGACCATCTGGGATGCCGCGTCGCCGCCGCAGAGCCAGGCGTTTATGCTGGTGGGCAGCCTGCTGATTATCCCGATGATCCTGGGTTACACCTTCTGGAGCTACTACGTGTTCCGTGGAAAAATCAAAGCAGATGAAGGATATCATTGA
- a CDS encoding DUF2474 domain-containing protein, translated as MKSLSSMKDHNHHEETKAPWWKRVMWLVFIYAASVLALGVVASLFRMMMTAAGMRSH; from the coding sequence ATGAAAAGCCTCAGCAGCATGAAAGACCACAATCACCATGAAGAGACGAAAGCGCCGTGGTGGAAGCGTGTGATGTGGCTGGTGTTTATCTATGCCGCCAGCGTGCTGGCACTGGGCGTCGTCGCCTCGCTGTTCCGCATGATGATGACTGCAGCGGGTATGCGTAGTCATTAA
- a CDS encoding helix-turn-helix domain-containing protein, whose amino-acid sequence MLSQAIKKQHINDLVEWIEANLTDDLNIDQITLKSGYSKWHMQRMFKEMTGQTLAAYTRKRRLTMAAMALRLTRMTLIDIAVRFGFDNQQNFTRVFKGHFSLTPGAFRRIPHLPVKNFHGRILVRSLAERATLVEREEALPLRGETQEWECKFGDYIADHDHRVADQARQLVALAGSQVKQGWLGFEYGPGHSSADQQNISLFQALEPQYAGLLDDHTDTWSEVPGLYASIRWSGRPEQLTRFIEDIYYQHLPALGVSRRPGKDLLRLDFAQCQPDWLSGVFSIPVMQA is encoded by the coding sequence ATGCTCAGTCAGGCTATTAAAAAACAGCACATTAACGATCTGGTCGAGTGGATAGAAGCCAATCTCACCGACGATCTCAATATCGATCAAATCACCCTGAAATCGGGTTATTCGAAGTGGCACATGCAGCGCATGTTCAAGGAGATGACTGGACAGACGCTGGCGGCGTATACCCGTAAACGACGTCTGACGATGGCGGCCATGGCACTGCGTCTGACGCGCATGACGCTGATCGATATCGCCGTCCGTTTTGGTTTTGATAACCAGCAAAACTTCACCCGTGTATTTAAAGGCCACTTTTCGCTGACGCCTGGCGCGTTTCGCCGTATTCCCCATTTGCCGGTGAAGAATTTCCATGGCCGCATTCTGGTGCGATCGCTGGCAGAGCGTGCAACGCTGGTGGAACGCGAAGAGGCGCTGCCGCTGCGCGGAGAGACGCAGGAGTGGGAGTGTAAGTTCGGAGACTACATTGCCGACCACGATCATCGGGTCGCCGATCAGGCGCGGCAACTGGTCGCGCTGGCGGGCAGCCAGGTAAAGCAGGGCTGGTTAGGCTTTGAATATGGCCCCGGCCACAGTTCGGCTGACCAGCAGAATATCAGCCTGTTTCAGGCGCTGGAGCCGCAATATGCCGGACTGCTGGATGACCACACCGACACCTGGAGTGAAGTTCCGGGCCTCTATGCGTCGATTCGCTGGAGCGGCAGGCCGGAGCAGCTGACGCGCTTTATCGAGGATATCTACTATCAGCATCTGCCCGCGCTGGGTGTCTCCCGCCGTCCGGGTAAAGATCTGTTGCGGCTCGACTTTGCACAGTGTCAGCCCGACTGGCTGAGCGGCGTATTTTCTATTCCGGTGATGCAGGCGTAG
- a CDS encoding siderophore-interacting protein — protein MTASANQRLPQRVRNELRFRHIQVASKTHIAGKFWRIRFSGSDLAGFTSPGFDDHIKLFFPSAEGETLALPQMTDAGIVWPEGLRPQARDYTPLEFDGVSSLTLDFYIHQQGVASDWATQAQVGDKLIVGGPRGSLVVPTDYAFQLYVCDETGLPAFARRQRDADAQALHLYAFTDEATGRDYLPDTTDVTTNWLGNGQMQKAQLSQLIARLDHIAIPTEDYFIWLTGEGEFVKALSDYFTVQRGLSSDFVRAVAYWHQK, from the coding sequence ATGACTGCATCAGCCAATCAGCGCTTACCCCAGCGCGTCCGTAATGAACTGCGTTTCCGCCATATTCAGGTCGCCAGTAAAACCCATATTGCCGGTAAATTCTGGCGCATCCGGTTCAGCGGCAGCGATCTGGCGGGCTTTACGTCGCCAGGCTTCGATGATCACATCAAGTTATTTTTCCCTTCCGCTGAAGGTGAAACACTGGCTCTGCCGCAGATGACCGACGCGGGAATTGTCTGGCCTGAAGGTCTGCGTCCGCAGGCGCGCGATTACACGCCGCTGGAATTTGATGGTGTCTCTTCACTGACCCTCGATTTCTATATTCATCAGCAGGGCGTCGCGAGTGACTGGGCAACCCAGGCGCAGGTGGGCGATAAACTGATTGTTGGTGGGCCGCGCGGTTCGCTGGTGGTGCCGACCGATTATGCGTTTCAGCTTTACGTCTGCGACGAAACCGGGTTGCCAGCCTTTGCACGCCGTCAGCGTGACGCAGACGCACAGGCGCTGCACCTCTATGCCTTTACCGATGAAGCAACGGGCCGCGACTATTTACCGGATACGACTGACGTAACGACAAACTGGCTGGGCAATGGTCAGATGCAGAAAGCGCAACTCAGCCAGCTGATTGCCCGGCTGGATCACATCGCTATCCCGACGGAGGATTACTTTATCTGGCTGACCGGCGAAGGTGAGTTCGTCAAAGCGCTGTCTGACTACTTTACGGTTCAGCGCGGCCTCAGCAGTGATTTTGTTCGCGCGGTGGCCTACTGGCACCAGAAGTAA
- a CDS encoding PadR family transcriptional regulator yields MKQHPNSTSSDDQTARAGGCSGRRKRREKMLEAGEIRLLMLHFLAQNAAHGYELIKSVEELSKGEYSPSPGIIYPNLTLLEEMEAIEVVDAQAARKAYRLTATGEAQLAENLETVSSLITRLSTLAILVNNRSIPAVEQAIHGLKVALNRRLAQEDISEAALQTLIKALHDAAEKITHS; encoded by the coding sequence ATGAAACAGCATCCGAACTCCACATCATCTGACGATCAGACTGCGCGCGCAGGGGGGTGCAGCGGACGACGCAAACGACGCGAAAAGATGCTGGAAGCCGGTGAGATTCGCCTGCTGATGCTCCATTTCCTGGCGCAGAATGCGGCGCACGGCTATGAGCTGATCAAGTCGGTCGAGGAGTTGTCGAAGGGAGAGTATTCACCCAGTCCGGGGATCATCTACCCCAATCTGACGCTGCTGGAAGAGATGGAGGCGATTGAGGTGGTGGATGCGCAGGCCGCGCGTAAAGCCTACCGCCTGACCGCAACGGGAGAGGCGCAGCTGGCAGAGAACCTGGAAACGGTCTCCAGCCTGATAACGCGGCTCTCTACGCTGGCGATTCTGGTCAATAACCGCAGCATTCCTGCTGTAGAGCAGGCGATCCATGGGCTGAAGGTCGCGCTGAACCGGCGGCTGGCGCAGGAAGATATCTCAGAAGCCGCGCTGCAGACGCTGATTAAGGCGCTGCACGACGCGGCTGAAAAAATCACTCACAGCTAA
- a CDS encoding SelT/SelW/SelH family protein — MAQKPVVVIHYCMQCNWLMRSAWMAQELLHTFAEDLAEVTLKPGTGGIFEITLDEHLLWERKRDGGFPDATTLKQRVRDICFPDRTLGHIDKNKAEIS, encoded by the coding sequence ATGGCGCAAAAACCTGTGGTTGTTATTCACTACTGTATGCAATGCAACTGGCTGATGCGGTCAGCGTGGATGGCACAGGAGCTTCTGCACACTTTCGCTGAGGATCTGGCGGAGGTGACGCTGAAACCCGGCACCGGCGGTATCTTTGAGATTACGCTGGATGAGCATCTGCTGTGGGAACGTAAGCGCGATGGCGGCTTCCCGGATGCGACCACGCTGAAACAGCGCGTGCGCGACATCTGTTTCCCGGATCGTACCCTGGGCCACATCGACAAAAACAAAGCTGAAATCAGCTGA